From a region of the Roseivirga sp. 4D4 genome:
- a CDS encoding ABC transporter permease, translated as MNNILRFFKSGIKSLKRERFFAVVNIIGLSLGMYCFLVTSLYVQDELTHDRWHRNADNIYMPKMMMSFGESNSFFLFPPVKLGEAMTEEIPGVLDAVNISLAQRVSYTFKDEEFESKEFFYTEPSLFDVFDFELKYGSEETALSTTDDIILSSEIAKKHFSGQNPVGEFIEIIGKGTFRISGVLKPIPAKSHLQFEFLALINTKKAPYDFYVDRWDTGTGLNYILTMPDYSEEKLLEDTKRVLMSKDTTGTPGEYSYTKFTDLYMENGTMRSSEKAMFGGQMKYVYIFSLIGGLLLLVACFNYINLTTARSFARSKDVAVRKIIGATKTRLVLYQMGETLFLSLFALVIAVVSVEVTLPGINSILDKSLALDFITSPQVLLLPIGILSVVVLISGLYPALTVSAFSLSSVLRGTNPKSTKAIFRKALIVLQFLICAGLLSSALIIRGQAEYLVNLDLGYNEENVLGLDLTKAGLFEKYVEFRTEVERIPQIEMVSGSPLPNFNSIINIPVGEGEDKFDVTYFYGAADKDFNDLFGLEFIYGNGFEGLTDSELETAVIINEAALKRLGWEGNPIGRKLLESKVVRGVTKDFHYRSGKSKIGPILIDNQMDQISKLQVKFREGDRAAVIAQVEKVWEGFNTKGKFEMEEVEDFFADTYKREESLVNIFDLLTGLLMVVAFLGLFALSTFENQLREKEMSIRKVLGASYMNLIRVLNKKFTLLIVLAILISVPASYLLINEWLISFPYRIESVVPYFGIAISAVLLLSILILGVHSYFNTRKNPANVLRNE; from the coding sequence ATGAACAACATCTTAAGATTCTTCAAGTCTGGAATTAAGAGTCTCAAAAGAGAACGATTTTTTGCAGTAGTCAATATCATAGGTCTTTCCCTTGGTATGTACTGCTTTCTGGTGACTTCCCTTTACGTTCAAGATGAGTTAACACATGACAGGTGGCATAGAAATGCTGATAATATCTACATGCCTAAGATGATGATGAGCTTTGGCGAATCGAATAGCTTCTTTCTATTTCCACCAGTAAAGTTAGGGGAGGCAATGACCGAAGAAATCCCAGGCGTCCTAGACGCTGTCAATATCAGTTTGGCACAAAGGGTCAGTTACACTTTTAAGGATGAGGAGTTTGAATCAAAAGAATTTTTCTATACCGAACCAAGCCTCTTTGACGTCTTCGATTTTGAATTAAAATATGGCAGCGAAGAGACAGCTTTGAGTACTACAGATGATATCATACTGTCTTCAGAAATCGCTAAGAAGCATTTTTCCGGTCAAAACCCGGTGGGTGAGTTCATAGAAATCATTGGCAAAGGAACATTCAGAATTTCAGGTGTGCTGAAGCCCATTCCCGCTAAGTCTCACCTTCAATTTGAATTTTTGGCCTTAATCAATACAAAAAAGGCACCTTATGACTTCTATGTAGATAGATGGGATACTGGGACGGGGCTCAATTACATACTGACCATGCCAGATTACTCAGAAGAGAAATTATTGGAAGACACTAAAAGGGTCTTAATGTCCAAGGATACCACTGGTACTCCAGGTGAGTACAGTTATACAAAATTCACTGACCTATACATGGAAAATGGGACCATGAGAAGTTCAGAAAAAGCCATGTTCGGTGGTCAAATGAAGTACGTCTATATTTTCTCACTTATTGGCGGACTTTTATTGCTAGTGGCCTGTTTTAACTACATCAATTTGACAACTGCCAGATCATTTGCCAGGTCAAAAGATGTAGCTGTCCGTAAAATTATCGGAGCGACAAAAACAAGGTTGGTACTCTATCAAATGGGAGAGACGCTGTTTTTATCGCTTTTTGCACTTGTTATTGCAGTAGTGTCTGTAGAGGTTACGCTACCGGGGATTAATAGCATTTTAGATAAGTCTTTGGCTTTAGACTTCATCACTTCACCTCAGGTCCTTTTGCTCCCGATTGGCATCTTGTCAGTAGTGGTTTTGATCTCCGGTTTATACCCTGCATTGACAGTGTCTGCATTTAGCTTATCCTCTGTTTTAAGGGGCACAAATCCCAAGTCCACAAAGGCGATTTTCAGAAAGGCACTTATCGTTTTACAGTTCTTGATTTGTGCAGGTCTTCTCTCTAGTGCCTTGATTATTAGAGGGCAAGCCGAGTATTTAGTTAATCTCGACTTGGGTTATAATGAGGAGAATGTTCTTGGTCTAGACCTCACTAAAGCAGGTCTTTTCGAAAAGTATGTTGAGTTTAGAACGGAAGTTGAACGGATTCCTCAAATCGAGATGGTCAGTGGTTCGCCATTACCAAACTTTAATTCAATCATTAATATTCCAGTAGGTGAGGGCGAGGATAAGTTTGATGTTACCTACTTCTATGGCGCAGCTGATAAGGATTTCAATGACCTTTTTGGCTTAGAGTTTATCTATGGCAATGGGTTTGAGGGCTTGACAGATTCTGAACTTGAAACCGCAGTCATTATCAATGAGGCTGCATTGAAGCGTTTGGGTTGGGAGGGAAATCCGATCGGCCGAAAGCTATTGGAGAGTAAGGTAGTTCGGGGTGTCACCAAAGATTTTCACTATAGATCAGGTAAGTCCAAGATTGGTCCAATACTGATCGATAATCAAATGGATCAAATCAGTAAGCTCCAGGTCAAGTTTCGCGAAGGGGATAGAGCCGCGGTTATTGCGCAAGTAGAAAAGGTATGGGAAGGCTTTAATACAAAAGGAAAATTCGAGATGGAAGAGGTAGAGGACTTCTTTGCAGATACCTATAAGCGAGAGGAGAGCCTTGTGAATATTTTCGACCTATTAACCGGTTTGTTGATGGTGGTGGCCTTTTTAGGATTGTTTGCCCTGTCCACTTTTGAGAATCAGTTGAGAGAAAAGGAAATGAGCATTCGCAAAGTGCTTGGCGCTAGTTATATGAACCTCATAAGAGTCCTGAACAAGAAGTTCACCTTGCTGATTGTCCTGGCTATATTGATTTCAGTTCCAGCGTCATATCTCCTCATCAATGAGTGGTTGATATCTTTTCCTTATAGAATCGAGAGCGTGGTGCCGTATTTCGGTATTGCCATCAGTGCAGTATTGCTACTGTCTATATTAATACTGGGTGTGCACAGTTACTTCAACACCAGAAAGAACCCTGCTAACGTCCTTAGAAACGAATAA
- a CDS encoding ABC transporter permease, whose translation MIRNYFLVTFRNIARHKGYSAINITGLALGIACCMLIFLYVKDELTYDRYQSKVDRIYRIGSEIDFFGGISNISASSPVEAPAYLENIPEVEDFTRMESAQVIVKKGEEYIDQHQTVFSDPSLFDIFDFETLSGDLSTALNELNRVVITEELAEKYLGTTDAAGQELTIRVKGKMEQYVVGAVIANIPENSSLEIKMVFPWKKFETFHTYRPKPWTSIGFTSFLLLKEGTDAQAILPKFKEVRDTQNPDKDGEFARRVKTILQPLASLHLDTSLSGGVGVKGSSDPTYSYILSGIALLILILACINFANLSVARSLPRAKEIGVRKVLGARKKQLSFQFLLEAFSISLMAFVIGLLIAELLLPFFGRLTEKTFNNNVTSDLGLLAGCFALVMLAAFIAGSYPSFVISRFSVLKSLSGKVKLNGKQYVTKGLVLFQFTIAAVLVVGTIAMNKQIGHMLKVDLGYDDQDLAKIVLTGNEDKGQLLKNIIGQNPSIEKISLTDGYNAGTSVGHKEKTSFSISNSIDEDYLDILGLELIAGRELKSGKDQYIFGEDTLTNVVVNQKFVEELEIEGDPIGALITDGDDDPETATFQYRIVGVVSDYIFSSAKSGIMGMMLLPSDESTKFNEILIKYQPEYLTELKEEMHAAWREIEPYQPMSLEFVDEENRAAYETEKRWKSIITTSTVLAILISCLGLFGLAHLSAQQRAKEVGVRKVLGASVKRLVVMLNLTFSKLVLASLVVSTPIAYYLVNNWLDNFQYRIDLNATVFLIPALITFGIAGATISVQSFKTASANPVDSLRNE comes from the coding sequence ATGATTCGCAACTATTTTTTAGTCACTTTCAGAAACATCGCACGGCATAAAGGCTATTCAGCCATCAATATCACTGGTTTAGCCCTTGGAATTGCCTGCTGTATGCTCATTTTTCTTTATGTAAAGGATGAGTTAACCTATGATCGCTATCAGTCCAAAGTTGATAGAATCTATCGTATTGGTTCGGAGATAGATTTCTTTGGTGGAATTAGTAATATTTCGGCATCGAGCCCTGTAGAGGCTCCGGCCTATTTAGAGAATATACCTGAGGTAGAGGACTTTACCAGAATGGAGTCTGCCCAGGTCATCGTTAAGAAGGGCGAGGAATATATCGATCAGCACCAAACAGTTTTCAGTGACCCTTCGCTATTCGATATTTTTGATTTTGAGACCCTTTCGGGTGATTTGTCGACTGCTCTTAATGAGTTGAATCGTGTGGTGATTACCGAAGAATTAGCAGAAAAATATTTAGGAACTACAGATGCTGCAGGTCAAGAGCTGACAATTAGGGTCAAGGGCAAAATGGAGCAGTATGTGGTTGGAGCAGTAATCGCTAACATACCAGAAAACTCATCGCTCGAAATAAAAATGGTATTTCCATGGAAGAAGTTTGAAACCTTCCATACTTACCGTCCGAAGCCTTGGACATCTATTGGTTTTACTTCGTTTCTTCTTTTAAAAGAGGGTACCGATGCACAAGCCATACTGCCCAAGTTCAAAGAAGTTAGAGATACTCAAAACCCAGATAAGGATGGTGAGTTTGCCCGCAGGGTGAAAACCATATTACAGCCTCTGGCCAGTCTTCATTTAGACACTAGCCTATCTGGAGGAGTTGGTGTAAAGGGGAGTAGTGATCCCACATATTCCTACATACTTAGCGGAATAGCACTGTTGATTCTGATACTTGCCTGTATCAACTTTGCAAACCTTTCAGTTGCCAGATCTCTTCCTCGAGCCAAGGAAATCGGTGTAAGGAAAGTACTTGGTGCCAGAAAAAAACAATTGAGCTTTCAGTTTTTATTGGAGGCATTCAGTATTTCATTGATGGCTTTTGTGATTGGCTTACTGATCGCTGAGCTGTTACTCCCATTCTTCGGAAGGTTAACGGAAAAGACTTTTAACAACAATGTTACCAGTGATTTGGGGCTTTTGGCGGGCTGTTTTGCTCTTGTTATGCTAGCGGCCTTTATCGCTGGTAGCTACCCATCTTTCGTCATATCCAGGTTCTCAGTGTTAAAGAGCCTTTCAGGAAAGGTGAAATTGAATGGAAAGCAGTATGTCACCAAAGGCTTGGTGCTCTTTCAGTTTACCATAGCCGCAGTTTTGGTGGTCGGAACGATCGCTATGAACAAACAAATTGGTCATATGCTCAAAGTTGATCTCGGTTATGATGATCAGGACTTGGCCAAAATTGTCCTGACTGGTAATGAAGACAAAGGCCAATTGTTGAAGAACATTATTGGTCAGAACCCAAGTATTGAGAAGATATCACTCACAGATGGTTACAATGCAGGAACGAGTGTTGGGCATAAGGAAAAGACGAGCTTTAGTATTTCCAATTCCATCGATGAAGATTACTTGGACATACTAGGCCTGGAACTCATCGCAGGTCGTGAATTGAAAAGCGGTAAGGATCAATACATTTTTGGCGAAGACACTCTTACGAATGTGGTTGTTAACCAAAAGTTTGTTGAGGAGCTTGAGATCGAGGGGGACCCTATTGGGGCATTAATCACTGATGGTGATGACGATCCAGAGACAGCCACTTTTCAATATCGCATCGTGGGTGTAGTGAGTGATTATATATTCTCGAGTGCCAAATCAGGAATAATGGGGATGATGCTATTACCTAGCGATGAGTCCACAAAATTCAATGAGATATTAATCAAGTACCAGCCAGAGTATTTAACAGAGTTGAAAGAGGAAATGCATGCGGCTTGGCGAGAGATTGAACCCTATCAGCCTATGTCTTTAGAATTCGTAGATGAGGAGAACAGAGCGGCATACGAGACCGAAAAACGCTGGAAGTCAATCATTACCACTTCTACTGTCCTAGCGATACTGATTTCATGTCTTGGGTTATTTGGTTTGGCTCACTTGTCAGCACAGCAAAGAGCCAAAGAAGTTGGCGTAAGAAAAGTGTTAGGGGCCTCTGTAAAGAGACTTGTCGTAATGCTCAACCTGACTTTTTCCAAGCTGGTATTGGCCTCATTGGTGGTGTCTACACCGATAGCTTATTATCTGGTAAATAACTGGTTGGATAACTTTCAATACCGCATTGATTTGAACGCAACAGTCTTTCTCATTCCAGCACTAATCACCTTTGGGATAGCCGGTGCGACCATTTCTGTACAGTCTTTTAAGACAGCTAGTGCAAACCCAGTGGATTCACTTAGAAATGAATAG